One Janthinobacterium sp. TB1-E2 genomic region harbors:
- a CDS encoding SDR family NAD(P)-dependent oxidoreductase — protein sequence MKHKTEQKIEQKTAIVTGASRGIGHAVAERFRSLGWRVITVSRSPIPGGCPRSQEHNTHVCMDLSDLSQIGQMVDTLRPMLGDSKLHALVNNAGVSPKGPGGSRVNSLTTDMQTWQEMYNTNFFAPLALTRGFAQELSNAHGSVVNLCSIAGYRVHPFAGSAYASSKAALASLTREMANDMAPLNVRVNAIAPGEIDTAILSPGTSHIVDTQIPLRRLGTTAEVADLVEFLCSERASYITGAEIPIDGGQRI from the coding sequence ATGAAGCACAAGACTGAACAGAAAATTGAACAGAAAACCGCCATCGTCACCGGTGCCAGCCGCGGCATCGGTCATGCGGTGGCCGAGCGCTTCCGCAGCCTGGGCTGGCGGGTCATCACCGTCTCGCGCAGCCCGATTCCCGGCGGCTGTCCGCGCAGCCAGGAGCACAACACGCATGTGTGCATGGATTTGTCGGACCTGAGCCAGATCGGGCAGATGGTCGACACCCTGCGCCCCATGCTGGGCGACTCCAAATTGCACGCGCTGGTAAACAATGCGGGCGTGTCGCCGAAGGGGCCGGGCGGTTCGCGCGTCAATTCGCTGACCACCGACATGCAGACGTGGCAGGAAATGTACAACACGAATTTCTTTGCGCCGCTGGCCCTGACGCGCGGCTTTGCGCAGGAATTGTCGAACGCGCATGGCTCCGTCGTGAACCTGTGTTCGATCGCCGGCTACCGCGTGCACCCATTTGCCGGTTCCGCCTACGCCAGTTCGAAGGCGGCGCTGGCATCGCTGACGCGCGAAATGGCCAACGACATGGCGCCGCTGAACGTACGCGTGAACGCCATCGCGCCGGGAGAGATCGACACGGCCATCCTGTCGCCGGGCACCTCGCACATCGTCGACACGCAAATCCCGTTGCGCCGCCTGGGCACGACTGCCGAAGTGGCGGATTTGGTGGAGTTCCTGTGCAGCGAGCGCGCCTCGTACATCACGGGCGCGGAAATTCCCATCGACGGCGGCCAGCGCATTTAA
- a CDS encoding GntR family transcriptional regulator: MNDPLDSLVHVNLGKSVYATLRDALAAGRFQPNDRLRIRELALQLGTSVTPVRDAMLQLVQEEALVLRSPRDFRVPVLSVARYLEIRALRLELEGLGAFEAAQRIDDATLADLERLLQANEEAIARHDLPAALQCNQAFHLGLAQAAGMPTLKRFVDHLWMQTAPLIAAGYASFSPDMRVGHHHAIISALRQRDGAAAQRAIEQDILDGGTQMLAYVMRQERMHAGATQKEKDEEEHEAQD, encoded by the coding sequence ATGAACGATCCCCTGGACAGCCTGGTGCACGTCAATCTGGGCAAGTCCGTGTATGCGACGCTGCGCGATGCGCTGGCGGCGGGGCGCTTCCAGCCCAACGACCGGCTGCGCATCCGCGAACTGGCGCTGCAGCTGGGCACGAGCGTGACGCCCGTGCGCGACGCCATGCTGCAACTGGTGCAGGAAGAGGCGCTGGTGCTGCGCTCGCCGCGCGACTTTCGCGTGCCCGTGCTCAGCGTGGCGCGCTACCTGGAAATCCGCGCGCTGCGCCTGGAGCTGGAAGGCTTGGGCGCGTTCGAGGCGGCGCAGCGCATCGACGACGCCACCCTGGCCGACCTCGAGCGCCTGCTGCAGGCGAACGAAGAGGCCATCGCGCGCCACGACTTGCCGGCGGCCCTGCAATGCAACCAGGCGTTTCACCTGGGCCTGGCGCAGGCGGCCGGCATGCCGACATTGAAACGCTTCGTCGACCATCTGTGGATGCAGACGGCGCCGCTGATCGCCGCCGGCTACGCGAGCTTTTCGCCCGACATGCGGGTGGGCCACCACCACGCCATCATCAGCGCGCTGCGCCAGCGCGACGGCGCGGCCGCACAGCGCGCGATCGAACAGGACATTCTCGACGGCGGGACGCAGATGCTCGCGTATGTGATGCGGCAGGAGCGCATGCACGCCGGGGCAACACAGAAAGAAAAGGACGAGGAAGAACATGAAGCACAAGACTGA
- a CDS encoding thioesterase family protein, which produces MNWDYPHAHTLPVTPEPDDIDGLQHTNNAVYVRWCEHIAWHHSATLGLDLDDYRRLDRAMAIRRGEYDYLLPTRAGEALTLATWLCASDGRSSMERRFQLVRDGDGATVVRGRWDLICIELSSGRARRLPPEFLAVYEPAIVAAGA; this is translated from the coding sequence TTGAACTGGGATTATCCGCACGCCCACACTCTGCCCGTCACGCCGGAACCGGACGACATCGACGGCTTGCAGCACACGAACAACGCCGTCTATGTGCGCTGGTGCGAGCATATCGCCTGGCACCATTCGGCCACCCTGGGGCTGGACCTCGACGATTACCGGCGCCTGGACCGGGCCATGGCAATACGCCGCGGCGAATACGACTACCTGCTGCCGACGCGGGCCGGCGAAGCGCTGACCCTGGCCACCTGGCTGTGCGCCAGCGATGGCCGTTCCAGCATGGAGCGGCGCTTCCAGCTGGTGCGCGACGGCGACGGCGCCACCGTCGTGCGCGGACGCTGGGACTTGATCTGCATCGAACTGAGCAGCGGCCGCGCGCGCCGCCTGCCGCCCGAGTTCCTGGCCGTGTACGAACCGGCCATCGTCGCGGCCGGCGCGTAA
- a CDS encoding amino acid permease encodes MTAVGITEPQELKRGLKSRHIQLIALGGAIGTGLFLGIAQTIKMAGPSVLLGYGIAGVIAFLIMRQLGEMVVDEPVAGSFSYFADKYCGHLPGFLSGWNYWVLYVLVSMAELTAVGIYVQYWWPGVPTWVSALIFFCAINAISLLNVKAFGEMEFWFAIIKVVAIIGMIVFGAYLLASGDAGPQASVANLWQHGGFFPNGWQGLVMAMAVIMFSFGGLELVGITAAEADDPSTTIPRATNQAIYRILIFYIGALGILLSLYPWQNVVTGGSPFVLIFHALDSNLVATALNVVVLTAALSVYNSGVYCNTRMLFGLAKQGNAPRALLRLNRRGVPLAALGVSALATGACVVVNYFMPGEAFEVLMGLVVSALIINWAMISWIHLRFRAQKKAEGKTTLFQSLGYPFTNYLCLVFLAGILVIMYLTPGLRISVYLIPVWLAALGIGYWIKQNKAKA; translated from the coding sequence ATGACGGCAGTCGGGATTACCGAACCACAAGAGCTCAAGCGCGGCCTGAAAAGCCGCCACATCCAGCTCATCGCCCTGGGCGGCGCCATCGGCACCGGCCTGTTTCTGGGCATCGCGCAAACCATCAAGATGGCCGGACCTTCGGTGCTGCTCGGCTATGGCATCGCCGGTGTCATCGCCTTTTTGATCATGCGCCAGCTGGGCGAGATGGTGGTCGACGAACCCGTCGCCGGTTCGTTCAGCTATTTCGCCGACAAATACTGCGGCCACCTGCCCGGCTTCCTGTCGGGCTGGAATTACTGGGTGCTGTATGTGCTCGTCAGCATGGCCGAACTGACGGCCGTCGGCATCTACGTGCAGTACTGGTGGCCGGGCGTGCCGACCTGGGTCTCGGCCCTCATCTTCTTTTGCGCCATCAACGCCATCAGCCTGCTCAATGTGAAGGCCTTCGGCGAGATGGAATTCTGGTTCGCCATCATCAAGGTGGTCGCCATCATCGGCATGATCGTCTTCGGCGCGTATTTGCTGGCCTCCGGCGACGCGGGCCCGCAGGCGTCGGTGGCGAACTTGTGGCAGCACGGCGGCTTCTTCCCGAATGGCTGGCAGGGACTGGTGATGGCCATGGCCGTCATCATGTTCTCGTTCGGCGGCCTGGAACTGGTCGGCATCACGGCGGCCGAGGCGGATGACCCGAGCACGACGATCCCGCGCGCCACCAACCAGGCCATCTACCGCATCCTGATTTTCTATATCGGCGCGCTGGGCATTTTGCTGTCGCTGTACCCATGGCAAAACGTCGTCACCGGCGGCAGCCCCTTCGTGCTGATCTTCCATGCGCTCGACAGCAACCTGGTGGCCACGGCCCTGAACGTGGTGGTGCTCACGGCCGCCCTGTCCGTGTACAACAGCGGCGTGTACTGCAACACGCGCATGCTGTTCGGCCTGGCCAAGCAAGGCAATGCGCCGCGCGCGCTGTTGCGCCTGAACCGCCGCGGCGTGCCGCTGGCGGCGCTGGGCGTGTCCGCGCTGGCGACGGGCGCCTGCGTGGTGGTCAATTACTTCATGCCGGGCGAAGCGTTCGAGGTGCTGATGGGCCTCGTGGTCTCCGCGCTGATCATCAACTGGGCCATGATCAGCTGGATCCATTTGCGCTTCCGCGCGCAGAAGAAGGCCGAGGGCAAGACGACCCTGTTCCAGAGCCTGGGCTACCCGTTCACCAACTACCTGTGCCTGGTCTTCCTGGCCGGCATCCTGGTGATCATGTATTTGACGCCGGGCCTGCGCATCTCCGTCTACCTGATCCCCGTGTGGCTCGCCGCGCTGGGCATCGGCTACTGGATCAAGCAAAACAAGGCCAAGGCATAG
- a CDS encoding sensor domain-containing protein yields the protein MEHKILRAPLASFTDLLLDAVCMVDVDGRFVFVSAACERIFGYTQQEMVGKQMLDLVAPADRARTLAAARAIMDGHAQTHFENRYLRKDGSLAHIMWTARWSAADQLRVAVARDITLLKQTQAKQAALYAISEAMQATQDLPALLHRIQHIIGEHLPTRSLTLLLHDEHGAQPLMTCHADDSAPQPTSSLASLLCDEVLRSGRPLLLQAGQLAGLPAALQTAAGALSSYWLAVPLYCSMGSIGALALQGGQDAAIGTEQDQDLLQFVAKQLATAIERRQLQTQMQFMAMHDELTRLPNRRLFHDRLHTAFARAHRQEGRLSLLFLDLNNFKRVNDDHGHACGDLLLQTVANRLRDCMRETDTLARMGGDEFVVLLESNVTPADVSLIEQKIHAALAAPLHLGNGQQLQIAVSIGVAHYPEDGDTMQLLLRHADRAMYASKVLAAASR from the coding sequence ATGGAACACAAGATTCTGCGCGCGCCGCTGGCCAGCTTTACCGACTTGTTGCTCGACGCCGTGTGCATGGTCGACGTGGACGGGCGCTTCGTCTTCGTCAGCGCCGCCTGCGAACGCATCTTCGGCTACACGCAGCAGGAAATGGTCGGCAAGCAGATGCTCGACCTGGTCGCTCCCGCCGACCGCGCCCGCACCCTGGCCGCCGCGCGTGCCATCATGGATGGCCATGCGCAGACGCATTTTGAAAACCGCTACCTGCGCAAGGATGGCAGCCTGGCGCACATCATGTGGACGGCCCGCTGGTCCGCCGCCGACCAGCTGCGCGTGGCGGTGGCGCGCGACATTACCCTGCTGAAACAGACGCAGGCAAAGCAAGCCGCGCTGTACGCCATTTCCGAAGCCATGCAGGCAACGCAAGACTTGCCCGCCTTGCTGCACCGTATCCAGCACATCATCGGCGAACACTTGCCCACGCGTAGCCTGACCTTGCTGCTGCATGACGAACACGGCGCCCAACCTTTGATGACCTGCCATGCCGACGACAGCGCGCCGCAACCGACATCGTCCCTGGCCAGCCTGCTGTGCGATGAAGTGCTGCGCAGCGGCCGCCCCCTGCTGCTGCAGGCGGGACAACTGGCCGGCCTGCCGGCTGCGCTGCAAACGGCGGCCGGCGCCCTGTCCTCGTACTGGCTTGCCGTGCCGCTGTATTGCTCCATGGGCAGCATCGGCGCGCTGGCCTTGCAAGGCGGCCAGGACGCCGCCATCGGCACGGAGCAAGACCAGGATTTGCTGCAGTTTGTTGCCAAGCAACTTGCCACCGCCATCGAGCGCCGGCAGTTGCAGACGCAAATGCAATTCATGGCCATGCACGATGAACTGACCCGCCTGCCGAACCGCCGCCTGTTCCACGACCGCCTGCACACGGCATTCGCGCGCGCGCACCGCCAGGAAGGCCGGCTGTCGCTGCTGTTCCTGGACTTGAACAACTTCAAGCGCGTCAACGACGACCACGGCCATGCCTGTGGCGACCTGCTGCTGCAAACGGTGGCGAACCGTCTGCGCGATTGCATGCGCGAAACCGACACCTTGGCCAGGATGGGCGGCGATGAATTCGTCGTGCTTCTGGAAAGCAATGTCACGCCGGCCGATGTCAGCCTGATCGAGCAAAAGATCCACGCGGCCCTGGCCGCGCCGCTACACCTGGGCAACGGACAGCAATTGCAGATCGCCGTCAGCATCGGCGTGGCCCACTATCCGGAAGACGGCGATACCATGCAGCTGCTGCTGCGCCATGCGGACCGGGCCATGTACGCGTCGAAGGTGCTGGCCGCCGCCTCGCGCTAG
- a CDS encoding DUF411 domain-containing protein, giving the protein MIKHLLVRGAFAAMLGLPTFAMAALPVIEVYKSASCGCCSAWIKHLETNGFTVRAKNVEMPAQYRKLAGIPDALGSCHTGLVNGYAIEGHVPASEIKQLLREKPKAKGLAVPAMPMGSPGMEGPRKDAYDVLLVKSNGSTEVYKPYK; this is encoded by the coding sequence ATGATCAAACATTTATTAGTGCGCGGCGCCTTCGCCGCCATGCTGGGCCTGCCCACGTTCGCCATGGCGGCCCTGCCCGTCATTGAAGTCTACAAGAGCGCCTCGTGCGGCTGCTGTTCCGCATGGATCAAGCACCTGGAAACGAACGGCTTTACGGTGCGCGCGAAAAATGTCGAGATGCCGGCGCAATACCGCAAGCTGGCCGGCATTCCCGACGCGCTCGGTTCCTGCCACACGGGCCTCGTGAACGGCTACGCCATCGAAGGCCATGTACCGGCCAGCGAGATCAAGCAGTTGCTGCGCGAAAAACCCAAGGCGAAAGGCCTGGCCGTGCCGGCAATGCCGATGGGTTCGCCTGGCATGGAAGGACCGCGCAAGGATGCGTATGACGTCTTGCTGGTCAAGAGCAATGGCAGCACCGAGGTCTACAAACCCTACAAATAG
- a CDS encoding NADP-dependent isocitrate dehydrogenase, which yields MATQKSKIIYTLTDEAPLLATYSLLPIIKKFTAPAGVDVVSSDISVAARVLAEFPEFLTDAQKVPNTLAELGKLTQNPDTNIIKLPNISASQGQLIACVRELQGRGYKLPDYPEDAKTDEEKALKARYGKCIGSSVNPVLREGNSDRRAPKAVKEYARKHPHSMGEWSQSSQTHVSHMHHGDFYHGEKSLTLEKARDVKMELVTASGKTIVLKPKVSLQAGEIIDSMFMSKKALLEFYEKEIDDAFKTGVMFSLHVKATMMKVSHPIVFGHCVRIFYKDAFAKHAELFDKLGVNVNNGMSNLYDKIDTLPASQKDEILKDLHACHAHRPELAMVDSAKGITNFHSPNDIIVDASMPAMIRIGGKMWGADGRPKDVKAVMPESTFARIYQEMIGFCKWHGNFDPKTMGTVPNVGLMAQQAEEYGSHDKTFEVPEGGIANITDLETGEVLLTQTVEEGDIWRMCQVKDAPIRDWVKLAVTRARNSGMPAVFWLDSYRPHENEVIKKVQVYLKDHDTKGLDIQIMSQTRAMRYTLERAFRGLDTISVTGNILRDYLTDLFPILELGTSAKMLSIVPLMAGGGMYETGAGGSAPKHVKQLVEENHLRWDSLGEFLALAVSLEDMGIKTGNAKAKILAKTLDEATGKLLDNNKSPSPRTGELDNRGSHFYLAMYWAQALAAQKDDAELAAHFAPVAKALADNEEKIVAELKAVQGKETDIGGYYLPDPAKTEAVMRPSASLNAVLDSI from the coding sequence ATGGCAACACAAAAATCCAAAATCATCTACACGCTGACTGACGAGGCGCCGCTGCTCGCGACGTATTCCCTGCTGCCAATCATCAAAAAATTCACCGCGCCGGCCGGCGTGGACGTGGTGTCCAGCGATATTTCGGTGGCGGCACGTGTACTGGCCGAATTTCCAGAATTCCTGACGGACGCGCAAAAAGTCCCGAACACCCTGGCTGAACTGGGCAAATTGACCCAGAATCCGGACACCAACATCATCAAGCTGCCGAACATCAGCGCCTCGCAAGGCCAGCTGATCGCTTGCGTGCGCGAATTGCAAGGCCGCGGCTACAAGCTGCCGGACTACCCGGAAGACGCGAAGACGGACGAAGAAAAAGCCTTGAAGGCCCGTTACGGCAAATGCATCGGCAGCTCGGTCAACCCGGTCCTGCGTGAAGGCAATTCCGACCGCCGCGCACCGAAGGCCGTCAAAGAGTATGCGCGCAAGCACCCGCACTCGATGGGCGAGTGGAGCCAATCGTCGCAAACCCACGTCTCGCACATGCACCATGGCGACTTCTACCATGGCGAAAAATCGCTGACCCTGGAAAAGGCCCGCGACGTCAAGATGGAACTGGTCACGGCCTCGGGCAAGACCATCGTGCTGAAACCGAAGGTTTCCCTGCAAGCGGGCGAAATCATCGACAGCATGTTCATGAGCAAGAAAGCGCTGCTGGAGTTCTACGAGAAGGAAATCGACGACGCGTTCAAGACGGGCGTGATGTTCTCGCTGCACGTCAAGGCCACCATGATGAAGGTGTCGCACCCGATCGTCTTCGGCCACTGCGTGCGCATCTTCTACAAGGACGCGTTCGCCAAGCACGCCGAGCTGTTCGACAAACTGGGCGTGAATGTCAACAATGGCATGAGCAACCTGTACGACAAGATCGACACGCTGCCAGCGTCGCAAAAGGATGAAATCCTCAAGGACCTGCACGCCTGCCACGCGCACCGTCCGGAACTGGCCATGGTCGATTCGGCCAAGGGCATCACCAACTTCCATTCGCCGAACGACATCATCGTCGACGCGTCGATGCCAGCCATGATCCGTATCGGCGGCAAGATGTGGGGCGCCGATGGCCGTCCGAAAGACGTCAAGGCAGTCATGCCGGAATCGACTTTTGCGCGCATCTACCAGGAAATGATCGGCTTCTGCAAATGGCATGGCAACTTCGATCCGAAGACCATGGGCACCGTGCCGAACGTGGGCCTGATGGCGCAGCAAGCGGAAGAATACGGTTCGCACGACAAGACGTTTGAAGTGCCGGAAGGCGGCATCGCCAACATCACCGACCTGGAAACGGGCGAAGTGCTGCTGACGCAAACGGTGGAAGAGGGCGATATCTGGCGCATGTGCCAGGTCAAGGACGCGCCGATCCGCGACTGGGTCAAGCTGGCCGTCACGCGCGCGCGCAACTCGGGCATGCCTGCCGTGTTCTGGCTCGATTCCTACCGTCCGCACGAAAACGAAGTCATCAAGAAGGTACAGGTTTACCTGAAGGATCACGACACCAAGGGCCTGGACATCCAGATCATGTCGCAAACGCGCGCCATGCGCTACACCCTGGAACGCGCCTTCCGCGGCCTGGACACCATCTCGGTGACCGGCAACATCCTGCGCGATTACCTGACCGATCTGTTCCCGATCCTGGAACTGGGCACGTCCGCCAAGATGCTGTCGATCGTGCCTTTGATGGCCGGTGGCGGCATGTATGAAACGGGCGCCGGCGGTTCGGCTCCTAAGCACGTCAAGCAGCTGGTGGAAGAAAACCATCTGCGCTGGGATTCGTTGGGCGAGTTCCTGGCCCTGGCCGTGTCGCTGGAAGACATGGGCATCAAGACGGGCAATGCGAAGGCCAAAATCCTCGCGAAAACCCTCGATGAAGCCACCGGCAAGCTGCTGGACAACAACAAGTCGCCATCGCCACGTACCGGCGAACTGGACAACCGCGGCAGCCATTTCTACCTGGCCATGTACTGGGCGCAAGCTCTGGCGGCGCAGAAGGACGATGCGGAACTGGCAGCGCATTTTGCGCCAGTGGCCAAAGCCCTGGCCGACAACGAAGAAAAGATCGTTGCCGAGCTGAAGGCAGTACAAGGCAAGGAAACGGATATCGGCGGCTACTACCTGCCAGATCCAGCGAAGACGGAAGCGGTCATGCGTCCTAGCGCCAGCCTGAATGCGGTATTGGACAGCATCTGA
- a CDS encoding FAD-dependent oxidoreductase translates to MSTYSDICIVGAGIGGLTCANRLIGAAADRKLRIRVFDLNATVGGRIQSRKIDGEEIAELGAARYSPQLHPHFQQLMQGSGLPHAVYPFTEVISHDSVLDELKATLDELSPRLTEHPNLSFFDFVSHYLGAAKASHIIKATGYDALLLPMVSAAMAYDIIKKHPETQHFTENATNQWHYATDGYHALLCQLQHQAQVAGVEFQLEHRLLSVEKSGADHVLAFGHHGDTQMHRTRHLVMAIPPSAMPRLNLDFPAAWSPFQYDSLPLFKGFFTFDTAWWDALGLTDKVLMAANPLRKIYFKSDKYVLFYTDSKSATYWRDSLELGEDVYLERVRSHLEEVLPLDGQPLPRIKAHFHKFWPHGVEFCVEPEAEHPAVLLHRDGIISCSDAYTAHCGWMEGSLISAQHASGLLLQRLAQLDEVAAANDTFITSSTERA, encoded by the coding sequence ATGAGCACGTATTCTGACATTTGCATCGTTGGCGCCGGCATAGGCGGCTTGACTTGCGCCAACCGCCTGATCGGCGCCGCCGCCGACAGGAAGCTGCGCATCCGGGTATTCGACCTGAATGCCACCGTGGGCGGCCGCATCCAGTCGCGGAAGATAGATGGCGAGGAAATCGCCGAACTGGGCGCCGCCCGCTATTCGCCGCAGCTGCATCCGCATTTCCAGCAACTGATGCAGGGCAGCGGTCTGCCGCATGCGGTCTACCCGTTCACCGAGGTCATCTCCCACGATAGCGTGCTGGACGAGCTGAAGGCGACGCTGGATGAGCTGAGTCCGAGGCTGACAGAGCATCCTAACCTCTCCTTCTTCGATTTCGTCAGCCATTACCTGGGCGCCGCCAAGGCCAGCCACATCATCAAGGCGACCGGCTATGACGCCTTGCTGCTGCCGATGGTGTCGGCGGCCATGGCCTACGACATCATCAAGAAACACCCGGAAACGCAGCACTTCACGGAAAACGCCACCAACCAGTGGCACTACGCCACCGACGGCTACCACGCGCTGCTGTGCCAGTTGCAGCACCAGGCCCAGGTCGCCGGCGTGGAATTCCAGCTCGAACATCGCTTGCTGTCTGTTGAAAAATCGGGCGCCGACCATGTGCTCGCCTTCGGCCACCATGGCGACACGCAGATGCACCGCACACGTCATCTGGTGATGGCCATCCCGCCGTCCGCCATGCCGCGCCTGAACCTGGATTTCCCGGCCGCATGGAGCCCGTTTCAGTACGACTCGCTGCCCCTGTTCAAGGGTTTCTTCACGTTCGACACGGCCTGGTGGGACGCGCTTGGGCTGACCGACAAGGTGCTGATGGCGGCAAATCCCCTGCGCAAGATCTACTTCAAGAGCGACAAATATGTGCTGTTCTATACCGACAGCAAAAGCGCCACCTACTGGCGCGACAGCCTGGAACTCGGTGAAGACGTGTACCTGGAGCGTGTCCGCAGCCACCTGGAAGAAGTCCTGCCGCTCGATGGCCAGCCGCTGCCGCGGATCAAGGCGCACTTCCACAAGTTCTGGCCGCATGGCGTCGAGTTTTGCGTGGAACCGGAAGCCGAACACCCGGCCGTGCTGCTGCACCGGGACGGCATCATTTCCTGCTCGGATGCCTATACCGCTCATTGCGGCTGGATGGAAGGCAGCCTGATCAGCGCCCAGCACGCCAGCGGTCTGTTGCTGCAACGGTTAGCTCAACTGGACGAGGTCGCGGCCGCCAACGATACCTTCATCACTTCCTCGACCGAGCGCGCATGA